CTCTCTTGCAGTTAGGAATTGCACCGGATTTTTTGTAACTTTATGGAAGCATCGACGTGTGTATCTACACTCCGCAGGTATGGAACACCGTTTTTTCACCGCCAAATGGTATGACCGGCACCACAGGCACCGAAAATATGGATTTCATATTAGGAAGGATGTCCACATAGACATAGCAAGGTGTCCGAATAGTAACTATTCGGGTTTCGGGTAACTCCGGTTCCCACGAAACAACCTTGCAATGCAGGATATTCTCCAAAGTCGAATATCCCATGACTTGACCTGCGGTTTGTCTGTACACAGCGATGCACTCACCACAAAATCCATACATAATATGACTGAAAAACCGAAAACCGGGCGACCCTTGTCGCCCAACCGATGCACCCACTGCGTCATGGTACGCTTCGATGACCTCGAATGGGATAGCCTGACCCGCATGATGGAGAAGGCTGATGAATCCGTAAAAGCCACGTTCATAAAAAAACTTATCTTCGGAAAGCCTTTCAAGGTGCTGACCACGGATAAGTCCCTTGCAGTATATTGCGCCAAACTCTCGGAGTTTTTCGCCCAGTACCGTACAATCGGGGTAAATTATGACCTCGTTGTGAAGGAGCTTCGCGCAAATTTCACTGAGAAGAAAGCTATGACACATCTCTACAAGCTGGAGAAAGCCACCATAGATCTGGCAAAAGTCACAGCCGATGTAAAGGCGTTATCCATGCAGTTTGATGAACAATGGTCGCTAAAATCTCGATAGGATCATCGCTCTACGGGGCGTTGTCATACAACGGCATGAAGATGAACCGTGACGAGGGCCGTGTGCTTGGTGCCAACAAGATTATACTTCCGGCAGACGGACATATTGACATTGCCCGAATGGTGGAGAATTTCAACCTGTTCATGCCGAAAACGGGCAGGACAAAAAAGCCCGTGCTGCATATCTCCCTAAATCCGCACCCCGACGATAAGTTGACTGAGCAGCAGTATGAAATCCTTGCACGCGAGTATCTGGACAAACTCGGCTTCGGTGAGCAGCCCTACATAATTTACAAGCACATGGACATCGACCGCCACCATATCCATATAGTGACAGTCAATGTCAACGAGCAGGGCAAGAGGCTCAATCAGGACTTTCTATTTCGTCGCAGCAAGAAAATTACCACCGAGCTGGAGGAAAAATATAATCTCCACAAGGCGCAACGAGAAAAAATCTCGCCCGATACTCCGATTAGAAAGATTGACCCGTCAGGCGACATCAAGCGTCAGGTTGCCAACACCGTCAAAATGGTCGGTATGCGCTATAAATTCCAGACCATCGGGGAATATAACGCCATACTCTCACTGTATAATGTGAAGTGCGATCCTGCCGACGGCAAAGTGAACGGACGCGAGTACCACGGTCTTGTGTATTTCGCCACCGACGACAACGGTAAGACTATCGCAACACCTTTCAAGGCATCGCGCCTCGGCAAGTTCGCAAGTCGCACCGCTATTGACGGCAGGTTTGAAAGGGCTAAGGATAAGATTGATGTTGCACCGACCAAGCGCAAAGTCGCCGATGTGATTGCTCACTCTACCGATAATGCTGATTTCATCGCCAAGCTGAAAGAGCATAACATTGATGTGGTTCTCCGTTACACAGAGGAAGGACGCATATATGGCGTCACTTTCATCGACCACAACACCATGACGGTATTGAATGGTTCTCGGTTGGGCAAAGAGTTTTCGGCAAACGCTATCAACGAGCGGTTCAACAATCCGGCAAACGCACCTACCGATACTCCCGATGTTGCGACACCTATTGTTGTTCCGCCGATAGAGCCGACACCCGACGACACCGGTTCTAACAATCAATCGCAGACCGGCACGGCACAGGATACCCAAACTTCGGACGGTCAGCAACAATCTACCGTCACCCAATCCGTTTCCGACTTCGGCGACTACGACCTTCCAATTCCGGGGCTTGACCTGTTCCAACAGGGGCAGTCGTTCAATCCCGACGAGGAGGAATTCCGCCGACGTATGCAGCGCAAAAAGAAGAAAGGGCGTCGCCCGAAATTCTAACAATTCACTTTTCAAAAATTACTATTATGAGCCAACAAGAGGACGACCTCAGAGCGTTGGCAAAGATTATGGACTTCCTTCGGGCGGTCAGTATAGTTCTGGTTGTCGCCAACCTGTACTGGTTCACCCGCGTGGAAACAGTCGAGAGCGGCTGGTTCTATTCGACCGTCCATAAGATCTGCGCCAACTTCAACCGCACCTGCGGGCTTTTCAGCACCACTTTCAATGCCAAACTGTTCGCGCTCCTGCTGCTTGGGCTATCATGCTTCGGCACCAGAGGAGTAAGGAGCGAGAACATCACATGGCGGCATATCGGCGTAACAATCGCCACAGGCAGCATACTGTTCCTTCTGAACTGGTGGACACTCGACATCGGTATGCGCTACACCTATATAATAAGCACCGTCGCTGGCTACATCTGTCTGCTGATGGGCGGAATATGGGCCGGTCGTATGCTGAAAAACAATATGATGGACGACCGCTTCAACGACGAGAACGAGAGCTTCATGCAGGAAACAAAACTTATGGACAACCAATACTCCATAAACCTGCCGACCAGATTCTACTATCAGAAGAAATGGCACAAGGGCTGGATTAACGTCGTCAACCCTTTCAGAGCCACCATCGTGTTGGGTACACCCGGTTCGGGCAAGTCGTATGCCGTCATAAACTCCTTTATCAAACAGATGATAGAGAAAGGTTACAGCGGCTATATCTATGACTTCAAGAGTGTGTGACGTGAAAAGTTGCATCAGTGGCTGTCAGCCATTCACTCAGAGGAGTGAAAAGAGTTGACCTATTGTTTCGCCAATAGTAGCCTACGGCAGGTGCGTCTTATGATGTACCAAGCTGCTCGGACAAGGTAACCCTCCCGAAAGGGTCGAGAATGAACCGTGAGGGGACTTCAAGAACCGCAAGCATTATGTGGTTGGGGAGCTTGGCTTGACGGCATGGCTAACGCAAGTGAACTGTCAGAACCATCGTTAAGTCGAACAAGCTTACGAATGCTTACAAGCTTGAACCAAAACGGTGTGTGGCCGGATAACCCTGTGGATTTTGGGGTTACGCGAACAACAGAGCCACCGGTGGAGAGGCAGAGCCTAAACCGTCATCGGCACTGATGCAGAACACGGTAAGCCTATATATCTCCATGAGCAATCATGGTAGGCCGAACGCAAGGGAGGCACAATGGTATGTAGGTAAAGGAAATTCGGAAAAAGCGAACGCCGCTCTGTAACGGAGCGGATACGGATTGACCTCATTGCCATGTATGGCAGAGAGCCACATCATCCGACATGAAAGTGTGCAGACTTCCGATATGGTAACATTTTACAAGATAACTTTTAGAACTTATGAAAGGAGAAAAGCAAATGGACGAGCCTAAAAACTCGTGTGCATCTTCTGACCACAAGGAATCAACTTGGGAAAACATTGATTGGAACAAGTGTGAGAAAGCGGTCAGTAAGCTACAAGCGCGTATTGTAAAAGCTCAGAAAGAGGGTAAGTTCGGCAAGGTGAAGGCTTTGCAATGGACTCTTACCCACTCGTTTTACGCCAAGGCATTGGCAGTAAAACGTGTCACTTCAAATGATGGCAAAAAGACTTC
The sequence above is drawn from the Duncaniella freteri genome and encodes:
- the mobA gene encoding conjugal transfer protein MobA: MTEKPKTGRPLSPNRCTHCVMVRFDDLEWDSLTRMMEKADESVKATFIKKLIFGKPFKVLTTDKSLAVYCAKLSEFFAQYRTIGVNYDLVVKELRANFTEKKAMTHLYKLEKATIDLAKVTADVKALSMQFDEQWSLKSR
- the mobB gene encoding conjugal transfer protein MobB — protein: MVAKISIGSSLYGALSYNGMKMNRDEGRVLGANKIILPADGHIDIARMVENFNLFMPKTGRTKKPVLHISLNPHPDDKLTEQQYEILAREYLDKLGFGEQPYIIYKHMDIDRHHIHIVTVNVNEQGKRLNQDFLFRRSKKITTELEEKYNLHKAQREKISPDTPIRKIDPSGDIKRQVANTVKMVGMRYKFQTIGEYNAILSLYNVKCDPADGKVNGREYHGLVYFATDDNGKTIATPFKASRLGKFASRTAIDGRFERAKDKIDVAPTKRKVADVIAHSTDNADFIAKLKEHNIDVVLRYTEEGRIYGVTFIDHNTMTVLNGSRLGKEFSANAINERFNNPANAPTDTPDVATPIVVPPIEPTPDDTGSNNQSQTGTAQDTQTSDGQQQSTVTQSVSDFGDYDLPIPGLDLFQQGQSFNPDEEEFRRRMQRKKKKGRRPKF